The genomic stretch CAGGGAACTGATCGCCGCGGGCTAATACAACATAATCAGACTGCTCCCAGCCAGATTGTGAAACGTTGATCGCTGTTTCATAACGATCTTCTCCTGATAAGCGCGTTGTGTCAGCTTCAACGATACGAGCTTCCTCTTTTGCTTTTACTGTTCCAATCTCATCAAGGTATTCAGTGAATACTTCATAGTCGATTAAATAAAGCTCATTAATTCGACCTTCTGACGCTGCTTTCCCCATTTCATCGTAGCCGTCTCCACCTTGTGCAATATAGGCATTCGTTGCTACTGTATACGTTGCTTCGGGATCGATATCCTTATAGCCGTCTTCTGTTTTCACATTCACGTCAAGAATACGTTCATCAGAAGGAAGATCCTTGTCAAAAGAATATTTCAATCCAGAAACTTGCGCGAATCGTCCTTGTTCCGTTTCCACACTGCTTACACCGTGCTCTAATGAATCAATAATTTCTTGACCGGTTAGATCGATGGTTACGAGATTATTCCCAAACGGCATAGTCGTTAACACTTCACCTAAAGTAATTGGCCCTTTATCAATAGACTCGCGAATGCCTCCACCGTTCGTGATGGCAATAGTTGCATCAGTGAGCTGCTGAGCTTTGTAAAGCATGGCGTCCGTAATTAAGTTTCCTAGATTCGTTTCACCTGTTCTTACTGATGCACGTTTACCGTCCAGATAAACGTCTGATTGTCCAACAACTTCTTTTTCGATTTCTTCAAGTGGTTTTTTAAGGTCATCATAAAGGTCTTGAGCTTCTGGGTCCGCTTCAAATCCTTTCCCTTCATCAAGATTAAGAAGTTCATTGTCCCATTCTGTTAAAACACCTTCTGAATCAAAGGTTACTTCCAAATCACCGAGGTATTTGCTATATTCATTGGCTTGAACAACAAGCGTAGGGTCCTCAAATGTATCGACAACAACAGCTTCTTCGATTTTCGTATGGCTATGTCCACCAACGACCACGTCAATGCCTTCGACTGTTTTAGCAAGCTCTACTTCAACCGACTTCCCAAGGTGAGTAAGCGCAATGATTTTGTTTACACCTTTATCCTGTAACATTTTCACCATCTTTTGCGCTTGCTCCTGATGGTTTAGAAAAGAGATTGTGTCGCCTGGGCTTGATAGTTCATCTGTCGATTCGATCGTTAAACCAAAGACACCCACTTCTTCACCGTTCACATCAAGAATTACCGCAGGATAAATCGTACCATCGTCGCCGGTCATCGCCATTTCGTTTTTGTATAGAGGGCTAAGGTCCGGGTCTTTGCTGTAGTCGATATTTGAGCTGACGATCGGGAATTTTGTTTGCTTCACAAATTCTGAAAACGTCTTTGGCCCTTCATCAAATTCGTGATTTCCTGGAACCATGGCATCGTAGTCCATCATGTTCATGAACTGCACATCTGCAAGACCTTTGTATTTATTAAAGAATAACGTTCCAGAGAAAACATCACCTGCATCCAGTAGAATCGTGTTTGCACGAGCAGCGCGAATCTCTTCAACCGCCGTTAGACGCCTTGGTGCATTATCCAAGTGGGCGTGCGTGTCATTCGTGTGCATGATCGTTAAATCGAAATCGCCTGTTGCAGCTTCTGCAGGAGTTGACGGTGCAGCGGCAGCAACCCCCATTGCTAGTGCTGCTGTTGATAGAACGCCGAAAAGTGGTTTTTTCAAATTCATTTGTGTCATCCCTTCCCTTTCAATCCCTCTTTTTATAGAAAAACTAGATTTCTAGTTATTCAAACCAGGTTTGCCACTCTCTGCTACGAACAGAGAGCGACATCTTTAATTTTTGAATTGATTTAATACGTCATCGCTAACCGGGCCAGTCCCACCAAGAAC from Bacillus sp. Cs-700 encodes the following:
- a CDS encoding cell wall-binding repeat-containing protein gives rise to the protein MNLKKPLFGVLSTAALAMGVAAAAPSTPAEAATGDFDLTIMHTNDTHAHLDNAPRRLTAVEEIRAARANTILLDAGDVFSGTLFFNKYKGLADVQFMNMMDYDAMVPGNHEFDEGPKTFSEFVKQTKFPIVSSNIDYSKDPDLSPLYKNEMAMTGDDGTIYPAVILDVNGEEVGVFGLTIESTDELSSPGDTISFLNHQEQAQKMVKMLQDKGVNKIIALTHLGKSVEVELAKTVEGIDVVVGGHSHTKIEEAVVVDTFEDPTLVVQANEYSKYLGDLEVTFDSEGVLTEWDNELLNLDEGKGFEADPEAQDLYDDLKKPLEEIEKEVVGQSDVYLDGKRASVRTGETNLGNLITDAMLYKAQQLTDATIAITNGGGIRESIDKGPITLGEVLTTMPFGNNLVTIDLTGQEIIDSLEHGVSSVETEQGRFAQVSGLKYSFDKDLPSDERILDVNVKTEDGYKDIDPEATYTVATNAYIAQGGDGYDEMGKAASEGRINELYLIDYEVFTEYLDEIGTVKAKEEARIVEADTTRLSGEDRYETAINVSQSGWEQSDYVVLARGDQFPDALAGAPLAYKMDAPILLTGQKSLNKEVRAEIQRLGAKKVFILGGTGAVSNYVEYQIEGLDIDTERINGKDRFETAANIAARLGGSPEQAVVANGMDFPDALSVASYAARNGFPILLTEDDKLPKVTDRAISGIDHTIVAGGSGVVSEKVKDMLPDAKRYAGKDRFATAATIATDLNPSAKVFVATGMDFADALAGSVLAAKENASILLVQPNKLPEATEDAIDELDATNFTVTGGTGAVSDDVLKKLSE